One genomic region from Rhinoraja longicauda isolate Sanriku21f chromosome 34, sRhiLon1.1, whole genome shotgun sequence encodes:
- the LOC144609294 gene encoding TSC22 domain family protein 4-like, producing MIGKKRSGFQITSVTMDYEGGGEGPANGVTEPGGGVANGVAGKPGAEQPPEPGPAGASPRGPPETDSPQQQDAGAAAPRTPGPTPCGSRFRLVKLDGLVEAYRRGRWTCTDLHGRDADGHLLAKALDGARHVNSLDSHLEVSGLAHRAVGLLRHKPHAAKSQDSPPAAGARGRFHPALPSPGDALTALLQAARALQASEEHRLASAPPRPPGTAGASRSEGCFLALPTNEPPRPGAAQPTGVNLSGAEHAASNQVSPSVSQPTSGEHGAMRKLSEPGSTPASPAPSAQDGSPARKTREADGSGSLRFLLPMHSLASSMLSVGAHQDGDDDSGSSSSMVAIDNKIEQAMLREEKAESEKQKSV from the exons ATGATCGGCAAGAAGAGGAGCGGCTTCCAGATCACCAGCGTCACCATGGActacgagggggggggggaggggccggCCAATGGCGTGACGGAGCCGGGCGGGGGGGTGGCAAACGGGGTGGCGGGCAAGCCGGGCGCCGAGCAGCCGCCTGAACCCGGCCCGGCGGGCGCTTCGCCACGAGGGCCCCCGGAGACCGACTCCCCCCAGCAGCAGGACGCGGGCGCCGCGGCCCCCAGGACCCCAGGCCCGACACCCTGCGGCTCCCGTTTCCGGTTGGTGAAGCTGGACGGGCTGGTGGAGGCGTACCGCCGCGGCCGCTGGACATGCACCGACCTACACGGCCGGGACGCGGACGGGCACCTGCTGGCCAAGGCCCTGGACGGCGCCCGGCACGTCAACTCGCTGGACTCGCACCTGGAGGTCAGCGGCCTGGCGCACAGGGCGGTCGGCCTGCTCCGGCACAAACCGCACGCGGCCAAGAGCCAGGACTCGCCGCCGGCCGCCGGCGCCCGGGGACGCTTCCACCCGGCCTTGCCCTCGCCCGGCGACGCGCTGACCGCGCTCCTGCAGGCCGCCAGGGCGCTGCAAGCCAGCGAGGAGCACCGGCTCGCCAGCGCCCCCCCCCGGCCGCCCGGGACCGCCGGGGCCTCCCGGAGCGAGGGCTGCTTTCTTGCCCTGCCGACCAACGAGCCGCCGAGGCCCGGCGCGGCACAGCCCACAGGTGTCAACCTCTCCGGCGCCGAGCACGCCGCGTCAAACCAGGTGTCGCCCAGCGTGAGCCAGCCCACCTCCGGAGAGCACGGAGCAATGAGAAAG TTGTCTGAGCCCGGGTCCACCCCCGCCTCGCCAGCCCCCTCGGCCCAGGACGGCAGCCCCGCCAGGAAGACTCGCGAGGCCGACGGCAGCGGCTCGCTGCGCTTCCTGTTGCCCATGCACAGCCTCGCCTCCTCCATGCTGTCTGTCGGGGCACACCAGGACGGCGACGACGACAG